The region GGCAGGAACGTCTTGCCGTCCTCGCCGTTGGGCTCGGTGGCGAACTCGACCGTCAGCTCGGGCAGGGAGGCCACGTCGGGCAGCAGCCACGGCTCGGAACCGTTGGCCACGTAGTTGTCCGACAGCAGGATCACCGGCGTGCGGTAGGTCAGCGCGATCCGGGCAGCTTCCAGTGCCGCGTAGAAGCAGTCGGCCGGTGACCTCGGGGCGATGACCGCGATCGGTGCCTCACCGTGCCGGCCGAAGAGCGCCATGTTGAGGTCGGCCTGCTCGGTCTTGGTGGGCATGCCGGTCGACGGTCCGGCCCGTTGCACGTCCACGATGACCAGCGGCAGTTCGAGCGCCACCGCCAGGGAGATGGTCTCGCCCTTGAGCGCGACGCCGGGGCCGCTGGTGGTGGTCACGCCGAGCGCGCCACCGTACGACGCGCCCAGGGCCGCCCCGACGGCGGCGATCTCGTCCTCGGCCTGGACGGTGGTGATGCCGAACCGCTTGTGCTTGCTCAGCTCGTGCAGGATGTCCGAGGCAGGGGTGATCGGGTAGGCACCCAGGAACACCGGCAGCTTCGACCGTACGCCGGCCGCGACCAGCCCCAGGGAGAGGGCCGCGTTACCGGTGATGTTGCGGTAGGTGCCGGTCTGCATCCGAGCTGGCTTGACCTCGTAGCGCACCGCGAAGTCCTCGGTGGTCTCACCGAAGTTCCAGCCGGCCTTGAAGGCGGCGGTGTTCGCCGCGACCAGTTCCGGCCGCTTGGCGAACTTGCGTTCCAGGAACCGGATCGTGGAGGCGTACGGCCGGGAGTACATCCAGGAGAGCAGGCCGAGGGCGAACATGTTCTTGGCCCGCTCGGCGTCCTTCTTGGAGATGGCGTGTTCGGCCAACGCGCCCACGGTCATCGAGGTCAACGCGACCGGATGCACCGCGTAACCGTCGAGTGAGCCGTCGTCCAGGGGACTGACCTGGTAGCCGACCTTGGCCAGGTTGCGCTTGGTGAACTCGTCGGTGTTGACGATGATGTCCGCGCCTCGGGGCAGGTCGACCAGGTTGGCCTTCAGCGCCGCCGGGTTCATCGCCACCAGCACGTTGGGCGAGTCACCGGGGGTGAGAATGTCGTAGTCGGCGAAGTGCACCTGGAAGCTGGACACTCCGGGTAGGGTGCCGGCGGGGGCCCGGATCTCCGCCGGGAAGTTCGGCAGGGTCGAGATGTCGTTGCCGAGTTGGGCGGTTTCCGAGGTGAATCGGTCCCCGGTCAGCTGCATACCATCACCGGAGTCGCCTGCGAACCGGATGACCACCCGATCCAATTGCCGGACCTGCTTGGTCACAGTCGCACCTCGCTCCGCTCGGCTCCGCCCCGGTGGGGGAGCCCGACGGTGACCTCGCGTTGCTCGGTCACATGACCTCCTTGAGCACTGGCGGCGGCGGGGTGACGCGCTCGCGGCCCGCTCTGCCCTTCACCCCAGAGCCTACGTCGGATCCTTAGGTAATCCTTCCCCCAGGTCCGCCGTGTGGGAAGCAAGAATCGATGCATTTGTCGGTTATCTAGCATGTGATCCCGCTGGTGTCGTAACTCAGATCACCACCATGGGCCGATTGATCGACCGGATACGGTGGCTTTCACCGTACGGGCGTACGGCACGAGCCGACCGCGATCCGGCTGTGCGTGGCGGCCGTGGATCCGACTACGCGTGGCGGCCCACGGCCAGTGCCGGGCGGGTAGGCTGCCGCCCATGGATGGGTATCTGGGGTCATACGCGACACTCGGGATCCTCCTTCTGGTCAGCGTCGTGTTCTTCGTCGTCGCGTTCGGCGCGAACCGGCTGCTCCAGCCGGCCCGGCCCGCCGAGCCACCGGGTAAGCGGGCGACCTACGAATGCGGGCTCGACCCGGTCGGTGGCGACTGGGCGCAGATGCAGATCCGCTACTACGTCTACGCGTACCTCTACGTGCTCTTCGCCGTGGAGTCCGTCTTTCTCTTCCCCTGGGCGGTGGTCTTCGATCGGCCCGGATTCGGTCTGGTGACCGTGGCCGAGATGGGGATCTTCGTTGCGGTGCTCGCGCTGG is a window of Micromonospora polyrhachis DNA encoding:
- a CDS encoding 2-oxoacid:acceptor oxidoreductase subunit alpha codes for the protein MTKQVRQLDRVVIRFAGDSGDGMQLTGDRFTSETAQLGNDISTLPNFPAEIRAPAGTLPGVSSFQVHFADYDILTPGDSPNVLVAMNPAALKANLVDLPRGADIIVNTDEFTKRNLAKVGYQVSPLDDGSLDGYAVHPVALTSMTVGALAEHAISKKDAERAKNMFALGLLSWMYSRPYASTIRFLERKFAKRPELVAANTAAFKAGWNFGETTEDFAVRYEVKPARMQTGTYRNITGNAALSLGLVAAGVRSKLPVFLGAYPITPASDILHELSKHKRFGITTVQAEDEIAAVGAALGASYGGALGVTTTSGPGVALKGETISLAVALELPLVIVDVQRAGPSTGMPTKTEQADLNMALFGRHGEAPIAVIAPRSPADCFYAALEAARIALTYRTPVILLSDNYVANGSEPWLLPDVASLPELTVEFATEPNGEDGKTFLPYLRDPVTLARPWAIPGTPGLEHRIGGLEKADKTGDISYDPANHDFMVRTRAARIESIPVPDVEVEDPDGDARVLVLGWGSTYGPIGAACRALRQRGSAIAQAHLRHLSPLPANLGDVLGSYDRVVIPEMNLGQLAQVIRARYLVDAVGYNQVRGLPFTATELETMLEEVVKNA
- the ndhC gene encoding NADH-quinone oxidoreductase subunit A, producing the protein MDGYLGSYATLGILLLVSVVFFVVAFGANRLLQPARPAEPPGKRATYECGLDPVGGDWAQMQIRYYVYAYLYVLFAVESVFLFPWAVVFDRPGFGLVTVAEMGIFVAVLALGILYAWRKNILRWTD